AGACTCGTCCCGACAAACCGGGTAAACGCGGCGCCCGCGGCCGGTCCTCCTACGGTGAAATCCGCACCCCCCGCCCCAAGCCCAAGATTGACTTCACGGTGGACGCGCTTGATTTCAAGAATGTCACTTTGTTGCGGCAGTTCGTGACCGACCAGGGCCGTATTCTGCCCCGGAAGTACACCGGCCTGCCCGCGCACTATCAGCGCCGGCTGAATCGCGCCATCAAGCGCGCCCGGCAGATGTTGCTGATGAAGTAAATGAAAAAGCCACGCGCGGGCGTGGCTTTTTCATTTCAATTTGCGGTTCTAATCGTCTCTACGTCGCTTCGCGGGTTTCCCAGTCCCCGAGGTGGAGGTATTCCCTGATCTTCCTGCGTTCGTAGCGATGTTTCAGAGGTTTCTTTGGCTGGTTGTCAACTTTGCGGAAAGGATGTTTGGGGTTACGAATAGCCTCGCTGATGATTTCCAACGATTTGGTCATAGCTTGATTTGTTTGCTTGTTCTTGTTCAGCCATGCATGAAGGGTGCCATCGAGCCATCCTTGTTAGGGCTCACAGTGCTTTGAATATGGCATTTGCCGCTTCAAGCAATTCTATTATAAGACTATTTCCAGAAAAATCCATTCAAAAAACTCGCGTGGCATTTTTCCGGTCCGGCGGGCGTGTCCCGACCCCGCCGCGCTTACTTGCCCTGACGCCGGGGAGCATGGCGCCAGCCAAAGGCGCCGGAGCGCCATTCCCTTTGCGTCCGGGCGGCCAGCAACCGCAGGCCCGCGGCTGAGCAGGCCCGTTGGACCTTCGCGAACTCGGCCGCCAGGATGCCGGCAACCACCATGACCCCATCCCGGCGCAAGCGGGTCAGGAGCCGTTGCTGCTGCTCCAGCAGCAGGTTTGTAACCAGGTTGGCGCAGATCAGGGAGTATTGCCTGCTGGTTTGGCGCGGCAGCCTGGTCAGATCCTGTTGCCGAAAGCGGATTTGACCGGACACGCGGTTGCGGCGCGCGTTGGCCCGGGCAGTTTGAACTGATTGAGGGTCGCAATCGAAGGCATCCACCGGGGCATAGCCGAGCTTGGCGGCGGCGATGGCGAGGATGCCCGAGCCCGTGCCGACATCCAGGCAGGACTGCGCCTGGCCGCGTCGGCGCCGGGCGACCAATTGCCGCAGGCAGAAGGCGGTGGTCGGGTGCCGGCCGGTGCCGAAGCTCAAGCCCGGATCGAGCACAACCACCGCCTGGCCTTTTCGCGGGCGGTGCCGGCTCCAGCCTGGCTTGAGCAGGAGGGCGGAACCAATCTCCATGGGCCGGAAATGCCGCTTCCAGGATTCCGCCCAGTCTGCCCGGCGGATTCGCTTGATGGAGATTCTGCCAGGACCGAGGTCCAACCCGCTGGCCGTGATTCGCTCCAGGCCCG
The sequence above is a segment of the Candidatus Paceibacterota bacterium genome. Coding sequences within it:
- the rpsR gene encoding 30S ribosomal protein S18, which codes for MPRKTRPDKPGKRGARGRSSYGEIRTPRPKPKIDFTVDALDFKNVTLLRQFVTDQGRILPRKYTGLPAHYQRRLNRAIKRARQMLLMK
- a CDS encoding 50S ribosomal protein L11 methyltransferase → MKQNSLWRISIATTPEAEDAVAELLGSTFSQPAASYTDVETGQTTVSAYLRARSAWSGTRRAELASGLERITASGLDLGPGRISIKRIRRADWAESWKRHFRPMEIGSALLLKPGWSRHRPRKGQAVVVLDPGLSFGTGRHPTTAFCLRQLVARRRRGQAQSCLDVGTGSGILAIAAAKLGYAPVDAFDCDPQSVQTARANARRNRVSGQIRFRQQDLTRLPRQTSRQYSLICANLVTNLLLEQQQRLLTRLRRDGVMVVAGILAAEFAKVQRACSAAGLRLLAARTQREWRSGAFGWRHAPRRQGK